The genome window AATCCAGACAATAACCATGGTACTGCTACGTCACCGTCAGATAAATCAAGTTCGCATATTTTAGACTCTAGTTATGAACGAGTTTTTTCCGCAACTTTGTGCTTGCGTAATCCATGCCCAAGGTCACTGCAAGTATTGCCAGTATGAACGGGGCGGCCTTTCCATAGTTGAGACTTTCAAGGTGGTGTATTATGTAAAATCCAATTCCTCCCGCACCGACCAATCCCAGAATTGACGACTCTCGCACACTGTACGATAGCAGGAACAGATACTGGTTTCCCATGTGCGGCAGCGCCTCAGGAATTGTCACAAACTTGGCAATCTGCATCCGAGTAGCACCCAGAACGTGCATTGCGTCATACGCCGACACGTTTTGCGACTCGTATATTTCGTACAGGTATTTCCCGCTCAGCCCCATTATGTATAGCGATATTGCAAATATTCCGGCAGTAGGGCCTAGCCCGACTACCACCACAAGCAGAATTGCCCACAGTAACGGCGGCATGGACCACAGTATGCCAAGCAGGCTCCTGAAAATCACGCTGACATACGACGGGGAGATGTTTCTTGCCGCAAGCAGTGCTGCCGGAATAGACAGTGCAAAGCCGATGCTTGATCCAATCAGCGCCATCTCTAATGTTTCGATGAGTGAGAACAGCACCTTGTCCCACACGCTAAAGTCAAACTCCAGCAGCTCGCCAATTATCACCGCGGAATTGTCCGCATCGTCAATTATCGAAAGAGGATTAAAGCCCAAGTGCACAGAGCTCCCGATTATTATCAGCAGTATGGCAATCCAGGTATACTGGAAGCGGCTAGGGTTCATAGAGGCCTCCGATGGCATCTGCAGTTAGTTCATTTGCAGGGATGTTCTTTTCTATTCTTCCGTTTAACATTATCAGCACGTTGTCACTGTACAACCTTGCAATGTCAGGATTGTGGTGCGTCATCAGCAGGGTTATCTTCATTTTCTTTCTTATCTCTGCAAAGATTTCCATTACCGTCACTGCGGCCTTGAAGTCAAGACTTGCAGTCATCTCGTCTGCCAGAATTATCGACGGCTTTTGGATCAGCGTCCGTGCTATTGCCACCCTTTGCTTTTCACCGCCGCTCAGTTTTTTTATCTTGACGTCCTTTAGGTGGGAAATCTTTAGATCATACATAAGAGAATACGCATCGTCGATGAGATCCTTTGGGTATATGCCGGTAATTGAGCGCCAGCGTGGCATCCTCCTTAGAGCACCCATCATCACGTTTGAATAAACGCTGAGCTCGTTTACCAGTCCCAGGTTCTGCGGGATGTACCCGAGAAGTTTCTGGCTTTCTTTGTCCAGTCCCTTTTTTCCGAAAAAATACAACTCGCCCGAGGTCGGTTTGAGAAGGCCGAGTGCTACTTTTAAGAGAGTAGTCTTTCCTGCACCGTTTGGCCCCATTATGGTGACTGCATCGCCCTGAGGGACAGTCATGGAAAGGTTGCTGAGTATTTTTCTATTATTGATGATCAGATGAACTGCGTTCATGCTGAGTGCATCCATGGGTTTCTGACTAGACCTTCTCCGTATATTTCAAACCAGTCATTTGTAGTGCGCTCTGCAGGTTCCCAAGATGTTTGTCTGCAGTGGTTTCCTCAAAGCCCACAAATATTGCGGAGACTAGCTTTCTCATTATCTGTTTTGTGCTGTCGTCTTTTCCCATTTCAAGCAGTGCTGCCTTTACCTTGGCCTTTGCCTCAGAGTCCATCTCTTTGCTAAACACCACTCCGTGCGACGGGATTGGGCCCTGTTCGTGGATTGACTTGGTGCCTTCTCTTACTTCGCGGTAGAGCTTCTCGCTCACATCCCCTGCAATTATGCTAACATCCACCCGATCGTTCCTCAGTGCTTCCCATGCTTGGCCGTATCCACCTGCAAAGACCACGTCTGAAAAGTATGACTTTGGATCAACCTCCTTGCCCTCCTCCACAGTTATCAGTCCTGTCTCGACTAGCGTCTTCATCGGTGTCACATATCCTGATGTCGATAGTGGGCTTGGAAACGCTGCGCGTTTGCCCCTCAGATCTTCAAGTGTGTTGTACGGCGAGTCCTTTGGCACCACCCAGTACGAGTAGTAGTATGTCTCAGCTGTCAGGGTGTCACCTATGACGACCTCCCGCACCTCTGCAAGCTCAAGTGTTGCGCCTGCCTTTTGTACTGCAAGGTATGACGGCCATGCGCTCATAAATGCCATGTCTGCCTTGCCAAATCGCAAGGCCTCCACGACTCCCGCATATGATGTCGGGACGTAAATCTGTATGTCATAACCTGTTTTTTGTTCCAGGTATTGCTCAAGCTCGTTTGCCTGGGACTCTATGTCGCTTGCCTGGGCAGTTGGCTGAATTGCAAGTGTCACGACTTGTGGCCCTTGTGATGCGGTTGTGCTGCCTGCTACAAATATTCCATACCCTATGCCGATTCCAACTGCTAAGACTATTGGAATTATGGCGTAGAGCTTGTTCATGGAACGATTTTTTTGCATCGTTATTTAAGTCCGGCAGGATGTTCCAAGATCATAGACTATAATAAAAAAAACATCCAGTTTGCACAACGATGAGCTATCTGGGAAAGTAAAACATCACTGCCACTCCGACTAACACGACCATTGACCCGAGAATCTCAAATCTGTCTGGCTTTTTCTTGTCTACCCAGTATCCCCAGATAATCGACATGACGACAAATATTCCGCCATATGTAGCATATACTCGCCCAAATTCTGCCGGCTGAAACGTCGGAACTATGCCATACAAAAACAAGACAAGGCCGCCAACTAACCCAAATATTTTTCCCTTGTGTTCCCGCAGCCACTTCCACACCAGGTATCCGCCTCCTATTTCCAATAATGCAGCAAGGAAGAAAATGCCAAGCGTTGCAAGGATTACTTCCAAGTTGACTCACCTTTTCTTGGAACGTAAAAAATTATCAAAACCCCAATCACCGCAATTACTGTTCCCACAACATCATATGTGTCAGGTGCGGTCCCGTCAATCCACCAGCCCCACAGAATCGACATCACGATAAAGACTCCTCCATATGCGGCATAGATACGATGAAAGTGCGTTTTCTGAAATGTTGGAACTATACCATACAAAAACAAGACAAGGCCGCCGGCTGCACCCAAAAGCCAGCTCATGTCGTGCCTAAGCCACATCCATACCAGGTATCCGCCGCCAATCTCACAGAGGCCTGCAATAAAAAAGAGCAACAGCGAAGCAGGTACCGCCTTTAGACTTGCATTCATTATACATGGTGATTCTGTGAGATATTATCTATTTTTAGGCCCCTTGGCTCAGAAACAGTTCAATGTTTCAGCTTGTTGCAGAAAAATAAAAAATTATGCTATAATTTTTCGGCATCTTGTCTGGTTTGCGCCATCAAGAATTAAGGGGCGTCATCTGCGCAGATGCGTCCAAAAACCACTGGCCGGCAATTTTACTTTGCGGTGATAACATCTTCAAATTAACTGGTTCTGTGAAATCACCACCAAGGGATACATCCGATGTAAAAGACAACCTAAGTGTTGTAATGTCTCCTTGCTCGTCAATTACCTCACTAATCAAAAGAATGGTATCGTTTGTGTTTTGGTTGCCAGACATAATTATCCTCATCTTTCCAAACACAACATCGTACAGCTCATCGCCCACAAACAGTTCCCCTCCAGTTACACGAAATGTCGAAACGCGATTGCTGGTGGAGAGGCTTTCAACAAAGATCTCACCAGAAAGATCAGCTGCCGTAGCATCACCTATCGAGGTTGCCGAGCCATCAAATGAGAGGCTAAATGATTCTGTAATAGGCTCTGGGTCACCCATACGTCCAAAGTATTCTCCGGTTTCAAGTCTTTGAAGCAAGGACTGTATTCTTTGCTCCAGTTGGCTGATTTTTTGCTCCAATTCAGATACTCGATCCTGCGCATCCTGTCTTGCATCATCTCTTGCGTCTCTTCTTGCAGTGTGAGCGGAATCATCGGCGTCAGAATCTTCGTCTTCAGATTCAAAGTCCCAAATGCCTCTAATTTCAGATTCGGCAAGTCCGGTTTTATCGGTAATTGCAGAGAGTATTTTGTTTTCGTCTGTTGTGTCAAGTAGGAATTTTGATTTTTCGTCTTCAAACTCTATGGTGATTTTGGCTTTTCCGTTTTTGATTTCTACTTCGATTTCTGTTTCTTGTTCTTCAACTTCTTCCTCGTCTGCTTCTATTTCATCTTCATCTTCGATATTCTTTCCAAGAAGGCTCATTCGTGCATCCGATGCTAGGTCTTCTGCCTCGTCAGCAAGTTCTTCGGCCATTTGGAAAAAACCAGACTCAAGATTTTGCTTTGCTTCTTCAAGCCTGCCCTGAGCTTCTTCTAACGCTACTTCGGAAGCAGATGTGACTTTACCTTTTTCTTTTGCATCTACTATTTTTTCTTGAGCTCTCTTGATTTCATCTTCAGCATCAGCAATTGCTTTGTTGGCATCTTTCTCAGAGTCATGCCCGTCAGAGCCCTCAGATTCTGTTTCTTCGTCTATGTCTTCCAATTCTTCATCAATTTCTCCATCCTCTGTTTCTTCTTCTAATTCACTTTGCTGTTCATCATTGTCTTCATCCTCAGACTCTCCGTCTGAATTATGAGATTCGGCAAAAGCGAGATTCACAATATGAGACCCAGAGAGCGGATCGACATTATTGACATTAGATGCATTTGAGATGGAATATCCACTCAAGCCCAAAAGTAGAACGAACATAGTAAAACCGGCACTAATCTTATGGTTCAATATGATCTGGCGTAAGAAACTAGGATTTAATGTTGACGCATGATTTGTTATGTGTTAGTTAAGCAGTAAAGATTTTGTTAGTTGGAATCAAAGTTGGTATTTTCCGCAGTATCTTTTAAATGACTTTGAGCACAGATTGTCATGATACTAAACAATGTTGATTTGGACAAGATATCCAAAACAGTCGAAGCTGGGAAAAATAACAAGCAGTCACTTCTAAAACCAGTGAAACTCCAAGGAGAGTGGATTTTAGACACTGCAAAAGATCATCAGTTCAGGACAGAACTGTCATATGAGAAAGGAAAGCAGGTAATTGAAGTTGACTCGCCATCGTTTCTTGGAGGTAATGGAAACAGGCTTGGTCCCATGGCTTATTGCATAGCTGGAATCACATCTTGCTTTATCGGCACGTTTGCAGCAGTTGCCGCATCCCAAGGAATAAAACTTACAAAACTGAGCGTAAACGCGCAGTGCGATGTAAACTTTGCAAAGACTTTGGATGTTGCAGACGAGCCAATCATGAACGGAATAGAGTTTGACATAGATGCTCAAGCAGAAAACGCGGACAGGAAAAAACTTGAACAGATGCTAAACATGGCACTTGAGCGATGTCCTGCAATGTACAGCATGTCCCACAACATACCAGTAAATGCTAAAATCAAATAAGAACAGACAGTTCTGTTCTTTAAAACTAGGAATAAAAATGTCCAACGGCATCCAATAAAAAAGGCAAATCAAACCGGATTAAATCCAGTACAATACAAGGTGAATTTTACATCAATTAATGGCTTTGTGCGATTTGTTCACTTTTGTTTTTTTGGTTGGCTTGCTTTGCTTTTGAATTCCTTTTGCCGGAGGATGTTCCTGATAAGATCTTTTTTCGAGCCTGTTTTCGACTCTTTTCTCATCATCTGTTGATTGTTTATTTGTCTTGGATCGGGTTTGCAATATTATATCGTCATTGTACCGTTAGCCCACATAATAAACAGCATGCAAATTATCAGTTCTAAAATTAATGTCGCTTGGATTGTGGCAGACACGTTGAATTTAGATCTTGAACAGGTCTTTTGTATTTTTATACATCAGTAGATCCCGGAACTCTTTTTTTATTTTCATCTTTGCCACAAATTTCAGGTAAGAGTCCATTGAGCTGATGGGCCAATCTGTCCCATACAGAAGATATTTCGGCTCGCCGGCATAGTTTATCAATTCAGATACCTTCTCACTCATCATTTCTTCAAAATAGTGATCAAAATCACCCACTACGAATCCGGAAATATCGCCATAGACGTTTTTGTTTTTATAGATAACTTCTTGCGCATCCTGAATCCACGGATTTCCAAGATGGCACATGATTATTTTTAGCTCGGGGTTGTCTACTGCCACGTCGTCAAGATTGAGCGGGCGCGCGTAACGAAGCTTGCTTTTTTTGCTAAGCGTATCCCCGGTATGGACCATGACTGGAACGTCAAATTCAATGCACGTGTCGTAGACTTTTTGGTACCGTTCATCATATGGATAATAGTGCTCATATCCAGAATAGATCTTGAGCCCCTTTACATATCCGTCCTTGATCCACTTTCGATAGTCCTTCAGATCCTCTTCGGTGTGATTGTCAATTGAGAACCCTGCAACTATTCCAAGATTGTCGTATTTCTTTGCTGCATCAATTATCTGGCGTGCAGATGGTCTGTATTCGTCTGTTTTGTATGAAGACAGTATCAGGGCATAATCAACGTCATTGCTTGTCATTTCCATTTGAAGCGCCTCAAGCCGCCCTTCTAATGTTGGCACATTTTGCATCAACTCGTACTGATTGATGTGCACGTGACAGTCTATGATCAACTATCTCTCCTGTATTGAGGGTTTTTCCATTCAATAAAAGTCGCATTGTTTAAGGATCTGGCATCTTTCAGATAATTTGGAAGTATTTTGATAAAATCAAATCCATTACTGAGCTGAAACATCAGAACCGGCTCTTGGATCTCTCCCTTTTTTACCCTCATCACATAATCGTACGGAGTAATCGTTTTTGCATGCTCGCAATAATTGAACAGTCGGCCGCCGCCAATTATTCTCCTAAGGTTCTTTTCAACGGCGAGGGATTTTCTTGCCTCATACAGTCTTGACGCCACCCCAAGCCTCCTGTAGTCTGGATGCGTCGAGACATCTGCAGCATAAAGGGTGTCGCCTTTTGGGTCGTGATTTTTAAAAAAACTGTCCCCGCACGCTTCCTTCCACGTATGATCCTTGTATTCTGGGGTCATTATGATGATCAGACTGCTGCATGATCCAATTATGGTGTCTTGGTATTCGGCACAAAACTGACCTTCTGGAAATACGCTAATGTGCGACTCGAGATGTTCTGGCTTCCAGATTACTCCTTCTGCTGCCATGTAAGGAAATGCCGCTTTTTGCAATTCAATCACTCCTGGAATATCTGCCAGAACCATATTTCGCACGGTTACTTGGGCTTTATCCGGATTTTCTGACATGATTACTTTAGCCAAGTTCATTATTTAACAAATCACGACCCATCAGCCAGAACTGATCAGATGGTATTTACAAGTCTCAAGACTAAAATTGTAGATTAATGAGAAAAAACGGATATTATTTGAGCATAACTACATTTTCAATTTTATTCCTAATTTTCTTGTCATTCGCAGTGATCCCCGTGTATGCCCAAAC of Candidatus Nitrosotenuis sp. DW1 contains these proteins:
- a CDS encoding GNAT family N-acetyltransferase, coding for MSENPDKAQVTVRNMVLADIPGVIELQKAAFPYMAAEGVIWKPEHLESHISVFPEGQFCAEYQDTIIGSCSSLIIIMTPEYKDHTWKEACGDSFFKNHDPKGDTLYAADVSTHPDYRRLGVASRLYEARKSLAVEKNLRRIIGGGRLFNYCEHAKTITPYDYVMRVKKGEIQEPVLMFQLSNGFDFIKILPNYLKDARSLNNATFIEWKNPQYRRDS
- a CDS encoding PhnE/PtxC family ABC transporter permease produces the protein MNPSRFQYTWIAILLIIIGSSVHLGFNPLSIIDDADNSAVIIGELLEFDFSVWDKVLFSLIETLEMALIGSSIGFALSIPAALLAARNISPSYVSVIFRSLLGILWSMPPLLWAILLVVVVGLGPTAGIFAISLYIMGLSGKYLYEIYESQNVSAYDAMHVLGATRMQIAKFVTIPEALPHMGNQYLFLLSYSVRESSILGLVGAGGIGFYIIHHLESLNYGKAAPFILAILAVTLGMDYASTKLRKKLVHN
- a CDS encoding YnfA family protein, which encodes MEVILATLGIFFLAALLEIGGGYLVWKWLREHKGKIFGLVGGLVLFLYGIVPTFQPAEFGRVYATYGGIFVVMSIIWGYWVDKKKPDRFEILGSMVVLVGVAVMFYFPR
- a CDS encoding YnfA family protein, with the translated sequence MNASLKAVPASLLLFFIAGLCEIGGGYLVWMWLRHDMSWLLGAAGGLVLFLYGIVPTFQKTHFHRIYAAYGGVFIVMSILWGWWIDGTAPDTYDVVGTVIAVIGVLIIFYVPRKGESTWK
- a CDS encoding OsmC family protein; this translates as MILNNVDLDKISKTVEAGKNNKQSLLKPVKLQGEWILDTAKDHQFRTELSYEKGKQVIEVDSPSFLGGNGNRLGPMAYCIAGITSCFIGTFAAVAASQGIKLTKLSVNAQCDVNFAKTLDVADEPIMNGIEFDIDAQAENADRKKLEQMLNMALERCPAMYSMSHNIPVNAKIK
- a CDS encoding phosphate/phosphite/phosphonate ABC transporter substrate-binding protein, producing the protein MNKLYAIIPIVLAVGIGIGYGIFVAGSTTASQGPQVVTLAIQPTAQASDIESQANELEQYLEQKTGYDIQIYVPTSYAGVVEALRFGKADMAFMSAWPSYLAVQKAGATLELAEVREVVIGDTLTAETYYYSYWVVPKDSPYNTLEDLRGKRAAFPSPLSTSGYVTPMKTLVETGLITVEEGKEVDPKSYFSDVVFAGGYGQAWEALRNDRVDVSIIAGDVSEKLYREVREGTKSIHEQGPIPSHGVVFSKEMDSEAKAKVKAALLEMGKDDSTKQIMRKLVSAIFVGFEETTADKHLGNLQSALQMTGLKYTEKV
- a CDS encoding amidohydrolase family protein, producing the protein MIIDCHVHINQYELMQNVPTLEGRLEALQMEMTSNDVDYALILSSYKTDEYRPSARQIIDAAKKYDNLGIVAGFSIDNHTEEDLKDYRKWIKDGYVKGLKIYSGYEHYYPYDERYQKVYDTCIEFDVPVMVHTGDTLSKKSKLRYARPLNLDDVAVDNPELKIIMCHLGNPWIQDAQEVIYKNKNVYGDISGFVVGDFDHYFEEMMSEKVSELINYAGEPKYLLYGTDWPISSMDSYLKFVAKMKIKKEFRDLLMYKNTKDLFKI
- a CDS encoding phosphonate ABC transporter ATP-binding protein yields the protein MDALSMNAVHLIINNRKILSNLSMTVPQGDAVTIMGPNGAGKTTLLKVALGLLKPTSGELYFFGKKGLDKESQKLLGYIPQNLGLVNELSVYSNVMMGALRRMPRWRSITGIYPKDLIDDAYSLMYDLKISHLKDVKIKKLSGGEKQRVAIARTLIQKPSIILADEMTASLDFKAAVTVMEIFAEIRKKMKITLLMTHHNPDIARLYSDNVLIMLNGRIEKNIPANELTADAIGGLYEP